In Nitrospirota bacterium, one DNA window encodes the following:
- a CDS encoding response regulator → MNERILIVEDENDTAELLGYNLQRAGYETLRASTGKEAIDAAQRHAPGLILLDIMLPELSGWEVCRLLRESPQGRSIPIIMLTALADEEARIKGLSLGADDYITKPFSVRELLMKVKRHMERQRTISDQLQRHQEQETSMRYLVHELKNAVSIIGGFSSLALQKQDHDRYLRSIRASAMHADSLLTDANLLARLEQEGADLPVEPLDVNAVIREVIDLFVDGAGKNGVELESIDSAPHLVMANATATRQVLMNLVSNAIKFSRTSGRVWVFCEETKNGIDVSVTDEGAGIPPAELPRIFDKYFRGARSERVKGAGLGLYIVRLLLSAMGGTIKAVSKPGVGSTFTASFRKIAGQETEQAAEKDRSALLTHKSGV, encoded by the coding sequence ATGAACGAACGGATACTCATCGTCGAAGACGAAAACGATACCGCCGAGCTTCTCGGCTACAATCTGCAGCGGGCCGGCTACGAGACCCTCCGGGCAAGCACCGGCAAAGAAGCCATCGATGCGGCGCAGCGCCATGCTCCCGGCCTGATCCTGCTCGACATCATGCTGCCCGAGCTGAGCGGCTGGGAAGTCTGCCGTCTCCTGCGGGAAAGCCCGCAGGGGAGATCGATCCCCATCATCATGCTTACCGCGCTCGCCGATGAAGAGGCCCGGATCAAGGGCTTGAGCCTGGGGGCCGACGATTACATCACGAAGCCCTTCTCCGTGCGGGAACTCCTCATGAAGGTCAAGAGGCATATGGAACGGCAGCGGACGATCAGCGACCAGCTACAAAGGCACCAGGAACAGGAAACCTCGATGCGCTACCTGGTGCACGAACTGAAGAACGCGGTGAGCATTATCGGGGGGTTTTCCTCCCTGGCCCTGCAGAAGCAGGACCACGACCGGTATCTCAGATCAATCCGGGCATCGGCGATGCATGCAGACAGTCTGCTCACCGATGCGAACCTTCTCGCGCGGCTGGAACAGGAAGGGGCGGACCTCCCCGTGGAGCCCCTTGACGTTAACGCGGTGATACGGGAAGTGATCGACCTGTTCGTGGACGGCGCCGGGAAGAACGGCGTGGAACTTGAGAGCATCGACTCGGCGCCGCACCTCGTCATGGCGAACGCCACGGCTACACGGCAGGTATTGATGAACCTGGTCTCCAACGCCATAAAGTTCAGCCGAACGAGCGGCAGGGTATGGGTCTTCTGCGAAGAGACGAAGAACGGGATAGACGTTTCCGTGACCGACGAGGGCGCCGGTATTCCCCCTGCCGAGCTGCCGAGGATCTTCGATAAATACTTTCGGGGCGCTCGCAGCGAAAGGGTCAAAGGTGCCGGCCTCGGGCTGTACATTGTCAGGCTCCTGCTGTCGGCCATGGGGGGAACGATCAAGGCGGTCAGCAAGCCGGGCGTGGGCAGCACGTTCACGGCATCCTTCCGGAAAATCGCCGGCCAAGAGACGGAACAGGCAGCGGAGAAGGATAGAAGTGCTCTTCTCACGCACAAATCCGGAGTATAA